A portion of the Stigmatopora argus isolate UIUO_Sarg chromosome 15, RoL_Sarg_1.0, whole genome shotgun sequence genome contains these proteins:
- the LOC144089527 gene encoding myotubularin-related protein 9 isoform X5, protein MEFSEHIKTANVEDVVLHQPLRPPTKGTLCITGHHLLFSDREVDNAQPVLLLLLRNIDAVEKRGTDSSGTLIIKCKDLRVIQLDIPGMEQCLNIAKSIETLSCLDSVVEMYPFFYHPPDASLKEEWGLSSCGRHFAEMEELHERWRLTSVNQDYSVCPSYPPAVIVPKAISDDAVKKIAKFRQGGRFPVLCYYHRKNRMVIMRSGQPLMGANRKRCIEDELLLHTAIDGSDSAFIIDTRSAQQAQQARMMGGGFESKSCYSQWKRLHRHMERGKPLQESLIKLVEACGDKSTNMDRWLSKLENSKWLSHVQTALSTAGLLAECVERDGHSVLVHGSEGTDSTLLISTLAQLIMDPSCRTLEGFLRLVEREFVEAGHPFQQRCSHSAFSHARLQQECPVFLLLLDCVWQLWCQFPLALGFSEALLLRLATEAYASDYGTFLCNSDKERCSLQVKEKTHCLFRALLKTSEREQYTNPLYERNELAIWPSVHPQSLQLWKGFFLRWTPQNLHLELVQEEIRNMVIDWGNIALTG, encoded by the exons ATGGAGTTCTCCGAGCACATCAAGACCGCCAACGTTGAAGATGTTGTCCTCCATCAGCCCCTGCGGCCCCCCACCAAGGGCACCCTGTGCATCACCGGCCACCACCTGCTGTTCTCCGACAGGGAGGTCGACAACGCCCAGCcggttcttctcctcctcctccgaaaCATCGACGCCGTTGAGAAAAG GGGTACAGACTCTTCAGGGACCCTCATTATCAAGTGTAAAGATCTGCGGGTGATCCAGTTGGACATCCCGGGCATGGAGCAGTGTCTTAACATCGCGAAATCTATTGAG acCCTGTCCTGTCTGGACTCTGTGGTGGAGATGTACCCCTTTTTTTACCATCCCCCCGATGCCAGTCTCAAGGAGGAGTGGGGTCTCTCAAGCTGTGGAAGGCATTTCGCTGAAATGGAGGAGCTT CATGAAAGGTGGAGACTGACCTCTGTGAACCAAGACTACTCGGTCTGTCCCTCTTACCCACCGGCTGTCATCGTCCCCAAGGCGATCAGCGACGACGCCGTTAAGAAGATAGCCAAATTCAGACAAGGGGGACGCTTCCCCGTCCTCTGCTACTACCACAGGAAAAACCGCATG GTCATCATGCGTAGCGGTCAGCCCCTGATGGGGGCCAATCGGAAGCGTTGTATAGAAGACGAGCTCCTCTTGCACACCGCCATCGATGGCTCGGATAGCGCTTTTATTATCGACACGCGCTCAGCTCAGCAGGCGCAGCAGGCCAGGATGATGGGCGGCGGATTTGAGTCCAAATCGTGCTATAGCCAATGGAAGAGGCTACATAGACACATGGAAAG GGGCAAACCACTCCAGGAGAGTCTAATCAAACTGGTGGAAGCCTGTGGCGACAAGTCCACTAATATGGACCGATGGCTCAGTAAGCTTGAAAATTCCAAGTGGTTGTCACATGTGCAAACCGCTCTGTCGACTGCTGGGCTACTGGCAGAATGCGTGGAGAG ggACGGTCACTCCGTTTTGGTTCACGGTTCAGAGGGGACGGACTCCACGCTGCTTATTAGCACTCTGGCGCAACTCATTATGGACCCGAGTTGTCGAACGCTGGAAGGTTTTCTCAGACTTGTGGAGAGGGAATTTGTAGAG GCGGGACACCCATTCCAGCAGAGGTGTTCCCATTCTGCCTTTTCCCACGCTCGTCTCCAGCAGGAATGTCCAGTGTTTTTGTTGCTGCTGGACTGCGTGTGGCAGTTATGGTGCCAGTTCCCCCTGGCCCTCGGATTCTCCGAGGCGTTGCTCCTAAGGCTGGCCACTGAAGCCTACGCCTCGGACTACGGCACCTTCCTCTGTAACAGCGATAAGGAACg CTGTTCTCTCCAAGTGAAGGAAAAGACTCATTGTTTGTTTCGGGCTCTGCTGAAAACCAGCGAAAGAGAGCAGTACACCAACCCGCTATATGAACGGAATGAGCTGGCCATTTGGCCTTCAGTACATCCTCAATCCTTACAACTATGGAAAG GCTTTTTCCTGAGGTGGACCCCACAGAATCTTCACCTGGAATTGGTCCAGGAGGAAATAAGGAATATGGTCATTGATTGGGGGAATATAGCACTCACCGGATGA
- the LOC144089527 gene encoding myotubularin-related protein 9 isoform X2, which translates to MEFSEHIKTANVEDVVLHQPLRPPTKGTLCITGHHLLFSDREVDNAQPVLLLLLRNIDAVEKSVENIVNYLGLFSNTGRRDRLEIRFVLQCVSSLLHLYSAQETCLSPQVFLTHVFSASYYTNYSYLSSAAKLCKSTFGAKLNMGKRLYIDLCWSSVFVCRGTDSSGTLIIKCKDLRVIQLDIPGMEQCLNIAKSIETLSCLDSVVEMYPFFYHPPDASLKEEWGLSSCGRHFAEMEELHERWRLTSVNQDYSVCPSYPPAVIVPKAISDDAVKKIAKFRQGGRFPVLCYYHRKNRMVIMRSGQPLMGANRKRCIEDELLLHTAIDGSDSAFIIDTRSAQQAQQARMMGGGFESKSCYSQWKRLHRHMERGKPLQESLIKLVEACGDKSTNMDRWLSKLENSKWLSHVQTALSTAGLLAECVERDGHSVLVHGSEGTDSTLLISTLAQLIMDPSCRTLEGFLRLVEREFVEAGHPFQQRCSHSAFSHARLQQECPVFLLLLDCVWQLWCQFPLALGFSEALLLRLATEAYASDYGTFLCNSDKERCSLQVKEKTHCLFRALLKTSEREQYTNPLYERNELAIWPSVHPQSLQLWKGFFLRWTPQNLHLELVQEEIRNMVIDWGNIALTG; encoded by the exons ATGGAGTTCTCCGAGCACATCAAGACCGCCAACGTTGAAGATGTTGTCCTCCATCAGCCCCTGCGGCCCCCCACCAAGGGCACCCTGTGCATCACCGGCCACCACCTGCTGTTCTCCGACAGGGAGGTCGACAACGCCCAGCcggttcttctcctcctcctccgaaaCATCGACGCCGTTGAGAAAAG CGTGGAAAACATTGTGAACTACTTGGGCCTGTTTTCTAACACTGGCCGAAGAGACAGGTTGGAGATTCGTTTTGTTTTGCAATGTGTCAGCAGTTTGTTGCACCTATACAGCGCACAGGAAACATGTTTATCACCGCAAGTCTTCCTCACCCACGTATTTTCAGCTTCCTACTATACTAACTACTCTTACTTGTCCTCTGCCGCAAAGTTGTGCAAGTCCACGTTCGGTGCTAAACTAAATATGGGGAAGCGGTTGTATATCGACTTATGTTGGTCCTCTGTTTTTGTATGTAGGGGTACAGACTCTTCAGGGACCCTCATTATCAAGTGTAAAGATCTGCGGGTGATCCAGTTGGACATCCCGGGCATGGAGCAGTGTCTTAACATCGCGAAATCTATTGAG acCCTGTCCTGTCTGGACTCTGTGGTGGAGATGTACCCCTTTTTTTACCATCCCCCCGATGCCAGTCTCAAGGAGGAGTGGGGTCTCTCAAGCTGTGGAAGGCATTTCGCTGAAATGGAGGAGCTT CATGAAAGGTGGAGACTGACCTCTGTGAACCAAGACTACTCGGTCTGTCCCTCTTACCCACCGGCTGTCATCGTCCCCAAGGCGATCAGCGACGACGCCGTTAAGAAGATAGCCAAATTCAGACAAGGGGGACGCTTCCCCGTCCTCTGCTACTACCACAGGAAAAACCGCATG GTCATCATGCGTAGCGGTCAGCCCCTGATGGGGGCCAATCGGAAGCGTTGTATAGAAGACGAGCTCCTCTTGCACACCGCCATCGATGGCTCGGATAGCGCTTTTATTATCGACACGCGCTCAGCTCAGCAGGCGCAGCAGGCCAGGATGATGGGCGGCGGATTTGAGTCCAAATCGTGCTATAGCCAATGGAAGAGGCTACATAGACACATGGAAAG GGGCAAACCACTCCAGGAGAGTCTAATCAAACTGGTGGAAGCCTGTGGCGACAAGTCCACTAATATGGACCGATGGCTCAGTAAGCTTGAAAATTCCAAGTGGTTGTCACATGTGCAAACCGCTCTGTCGACTGCTGGGCTACTGGCAGAATGCGTGGAGAG ggACGGTCACTCCGTTTTGGTTCACGGTTCAGAGGGGACGGACTCCACGCTGCTTATTAGCACTCTGGCGCAACTCATTATGGACCCGAGTTGTCGAACGCTGGAAGGTTTTCTCAGACTTGTGGAGAGGGAATTTGTAGAG GCGGGACACCCATTCCAGCAGAGGTGTTCCCATTCTGCCTTTTCCCACGCTCGTCTCCAGCAGGAATGTCCAGTGTTTTTGTTGCTGCTGGACTGCGTGTGGCAGTTATGGTGCCAGTTCCCCCTGGCCCTCGGATTCTCCGAGGCGTTGCTCCTAAGGCTGGCCACTGAAGCCTACGCCTCGGACTACGGCACCTTCCTCTGTAACAGCGATAAGGAACg CTGTTCTCTCCAAGTGAAGGAAAAGACTCATTGTTTGTTTCGGGCTCTGCTGAAAACCAGCGAAAGAGAGCAGTACACCAACCCGCTATATGAACGGAATGAGCTGGCCATTTGGCCTTCAGTACATCCTCAATCCTTACAACTATGGAAAG GCTTTTTCCTGAGGTGGACCCCACAGAATCTTCACCTGGAATTGGTCCAGGAGGAAATAAGGAATATGGTCATTGATTGGGGGAATATAGCACTCACCGGATGA
- the LOC144089527 gene encoding myotubularin-related protein 9 isoform X1: MEFSEHIKTANVEDVVLHQPLRPPTKGTLCITGHHLLFSDREVDNAQPVLLLLLRNIDAVEKSSVENIVNYLGLFSNTGRRDRLEIRFVLQCVSSLLHLYSAQETCLSPQVFLTHVFSASYYTNYSYLSSAAKLCKSTFGAKLNMGKRLYIDLCWSSVFVCRGTDSSGTLIIKCKDLRVIQLDIPGMEQCLNIAKSIETLSCLDSVVEMYPFFYHPPDASLKEEWGLSSCGRHFAEMEELHERWRLTSVNQDYSVCPSYPPAVIVPKAISDDAVKKIAKFRQGGRFPVLCYYHRKNRMVIMRSGQPLMGANRKRCIEDELLLHTAIDGSDSAFIIDTRSAQQAQQARMMGGGFESKSCYSQWKRLHRHMERGKPLQESLIKLVEACGDKSTNMDRWLSKLENSKWLSHVQTALSTAGLLAECVERDGHSVLVHGSEGTDSTLLISTLAQLIMDPSCRTLEGFLRLVEREFVEAGHPFQQRCSHSAFSHARLQQECPVFLLLLDCVWQLWCQFPLALGFSEALLLRLATEAYASDYGTFLCNSDKERCSLQVKEKTHCLFRALLKTSEREQYTNPLYERNELAIWPSVHPQSLQLWKGFFLRWTPQNLHLELVQEEIRNMVIDWGNIALTG, from the exons ATGGAGTTCTCCGAGCACATCAAGACCGCCAACGTTGAAGATGTTGTCCTCCATCAGCCCCTGCGGCCCCCCACCAAGGGCACCCTGTGCATCACCGGCCACCACCTGCTGTTCTCCGACAGGGAGGTCGACAACGCCCAGCcggttcttctcctcctcctccgaaaCATCGACGCCGTTGAGAAAAG CAGCGTGGAAAACATTGTGAACTACTTGGGCCTGTTTTCTAACACTGGCCGAAGAGACAGGTTGGAGATTCGTTTTGTTTTGCAATGTGTCAGCAGTTTGTTGCACCTATACAGCGCACAGGAAACATGTTTATCACCGCAAGTCTTCCTCACCCACGTATTTTCAGCTTCCTACTATACTAACTACTCTTACTTGTCCTCTGCCGCAAAGTTGTGCAAGTCCACGTTCGGTGCTAAACTAAATATGGGGAAGCGGTTGTATATCGACTTATGTTGGTCCTCTGTTTTTGTATGTAGGGGTACAGACTCTTCAGGGACCCTCATTATCAAGTGTAAAGATCTGCGGGTGATCCAGTTGGACATCCCGGGCATGGAGCAGTGTCTTAACATCGCGAAATCTATTGAG acCCTGTCCTGTCTGGACTCTGTGGTGGAGATGTACCCCTTTTTTTACCATCCCCCCGATGCCAGTCTCAAGGAGGAGTGGGGTCTCTCAAGCTGTGGAAGGCATTTCGCTGAAATGGAGGAGCTT CATGAAAGGTGGAGACTGACCTCTGTGAACCAAGACTACTCGGTCTGTCCCTCTTACCCACCGGCTGTCATCGTCCCCAAGGCGATCAGCGACGACGCCGTTAAGAAGATAGCCAAATTCAGACAAGGGGGACGCTTCCCCGTCCTCTGCTACTACCACAGGAAAAACCGCATG GTCATCATGCGTAGCGGTCAGCCCCTGATGGGGGCCAATCGGAAGCGTTGTATAGAAGACGAGCTCCTCTTGCACACCGCCATCGATGGCTCGGATAGCGCTTTTATTATCGACACGCGCTCAGCTCAGCAGGCGCAGCAGGCCAGGATGATGGGCGGCGGATTTGAGTCCAAATCGTGCTATAGCCAATGGAAGAGGCTACATAGACACATGGAAAG GGGCAAACCACTCCAGGAGAGTCTAATCAAACTGGTGGAAGCCTGTGGCGACAAGTCCACTAATATGGACCGATGGCTCAGTAAGCTTGAAAATTCCAAGTGGTTGTCACATGTGCAAACCGCTCTGTCGACTGCTGGGCTACTGGCAGAATGCGTGGAGAG ggACGGTCACTCCGTTTTGGTTCACGGTTCAGAGGGGACGGACTCCACGCTGCTTATTAGCACTCTGGCGCAACTCATTATGGACCCGAGTTGTCGAACGCTGGAAGGTTTTCTCAGACTTGTGGAGAGGGAATTTGTAGAG GCGGGACACCCATTCCAGCAGAGGTGTTCCCATTCTGCCTTTTCCCACGCTCGTCTCCAGCAGGAATGTCCAGTGTTTTTGTTGCTGCTGGACTGCGTGTGGCAGTTATGGTGCCAGTTCCCCCTGGCCCTCGGATTCTCCGAGGCGTTGCTCCTAAGGCTGGCCACTGAAGCCTACGCCTCGGACTACGGCACCTTCCTCTGTAACAGCGATAAGGAACg CTGTTCTCTCCAAGTGAAGGAAAAGACTCATTGTTTGTTTCGGGCTCTGCTGAAAACCAGCGAAAGAGAGCAGTACACCAACCCGCTATATGAACGGAATGAGCTGGCCATTTGGCCTTCAGTACATCCTCAATCCTTACAACTATGGAAAG GCTTTTTCCTGAGGTGGACCCCACAGAATCTTCACCTGGAATTGGTCCAGGAGGAAATAAGGAATATGGTCATTGATTGGGGGAATATAGCACTCACCGGATGA
- the LOC144089527 gene encoding myotubularin-related protein 9 isoform X4: MEFSEHIKTANVEDVVLHQPLRPPTKGTLCITGHHLLFSDREVDNAQPVLLLLLRNIDAVEKSVENIVNYLGLFSNTGRRDRGTDSSGTLIIKCKDLRVIQLDIPGMEQCLNIAKSIETLSCLDSVVEMYPFFYHPPDASLKEEWGLSSCGRHFAEMEELHERWRLTSVNQDYSVCPSYPPAVIVPKAISDDAVKKIAKFRQGGRFPVLCYYHRKNRMVIMRSGQPLMGANRKRCIEDELLLHTAIDGSDSAFIIDTRSAQQAQQARMMGGGFESKSCYSQWKRLHRHMERGKPLQESLIKLVEACGDKSTNMDRWLSKLENSKWLSHVQTALSTAGLLAECVERDGHSVLVHGSEGTDSTLLISTLAQLIMDPSCRTLEGFLRLVEREFVEAGHPFQQRCSHSAFSHARLQQECPVFLLLLDCVWQLWCQFPLALGFSEALLLRLATEAYASDYGTFLCNSDKERCSLQVKEKTHCLFRALLKTSEREQYTNPLYERNELAIWPSVHPQSLQLWKGFFLRWTPQNLHLELVQEEIRNMVIDWGNIALTG, encoded by the exons ATGGAGTTCTCCGAGCACATCAAGACCGCCAACGTTGAAGATGTTGTCCTCCATCAGCCCCTGCGGCCCCCCACCAAGGGCACCCTGTGCATCACCGGCCACCACCTGCTGTTCTCCGACAGGGAGGTCGACAACGCCCAGCcggttcttctcctcctcctccgaaaCATCGACGCCGTTGAGAAAAG CGTGGAAAACATTGTGAACTACTTGGGCCTGTTTTCTAACACTGGCCGAAGAGACAG GGGTACAGACTCTTCAGGGACCCTCATTATCAAGTGTAAAGATCTGCGGGTGATCCAGTTGGACATCCCGGGCATGGAGCAGTGTCTTAACATCGCGAAATCTATTGAG acCCTGTCCTGTCTGGACTCTGTGGTGGAGATGTACCCCTTTTTTTACCATCCCCCCGATGCCAGTCTCAAGGAGGAGTGGGGTCTCTCAAGCTGTGGAAGGCATTTCGCTGAAATGGAGGAGCTT CATGAAAGGTGGAGACTGACCTCTGTGAACCAAGACTACTCGGTCTGTCCCTCTTACCCACCGGCTGTCATCGTCCCCAAGGCGATCAGCGACGACGCCGTTAAGAAGATAGCCAAATTCAGACAAGGGGGACGCTTCCCCGTCCTCTGCTACTACCACAGGAAAAACCGCATG GTCATCATGCGTAGCGGTCAGCCCCTGATGGGGGCCAATCGGAAGCGTTGTATAGAAGACGAGCTCCTCTTGCACACCGCCATCGATGGCTCGGATAGCGCTTTTATTATCGACACGCGCTCAGCTCAGCAGGCGCAGCAGGCCAGGATGATGGGCGGCGGATTTGAGTCCAAATCGTGCTATAGCCAATGGAAGAGGCTACATAGACACATGGAAAG GGGCAAACCACTCCAGGAGAGTCTAATCAAACTGGTGGAAGCCTGTGGCGACAAGTCCACTAATATGGACCGATGGCTCAGTAAGCTTGAAAATTCCAAGTGGTTGTCACATGTGCAAACCGCTCTGTCGACTGCTGGGCTACTGGCAGAATGCGTGGAGAG ggACGGTCACTCCGTTTTGGTTCACGGTTCAGAGGGGACGGACTCCACGCTGCTTATTAGCACTCTGGCGCAACTCATTATGGACCCGAGTTGTCGAACGCTGGAAGGTTTTCTCAGACTTGTGGAGAGGGAATTTGTAGAG GCGGGACACCCATTCCAGCAGAGGTGTTCCCATTCTGCCTTTTCCCACGCTCGTCTCCAGCAGGAATGTCCAGTGTTTTTGTTGCTGCTGGACTGCGTGTGGCAGTTATGGTGCCAGTTCCCCCTGGCCCTCGGATTCTCCGAGGCGTTGCTCCTAAGGCTGGCCACTGAAGCCTACGCCTCGGACTACGGCACCTTCCTCTGTAACAGCGATAAGGAACg CTGTTCTCTCCAAGTGAAGGAAAAGACTCATTGTTTGTTTCGGGCTCTGCTGAAAACCAGCGAAAGAGAGCAGTACACCAACCCGCTATATGAACGGAATGAGCTGGCCATTTGGCCTTCAGTACATCCTCAATCCTTACAACTATGGAAAG GCTTTTTCCTGAGGTGGACCCCACAGAATCTTCACCTGGAATTGGTCCAGGAGGAAATAAGGAATATGGTCATTGATTGGGGGAATATAGCACTCACCGGATGA
- the LOC144089527 gene encoding myotubularin-related protein 9 isoform X3, giving the protein MEFSEHIKTANVEDVVLHQPLRPPTKGTLCITGHHLLFSDREVDNAQPVLLLLLRNIDAVEKSSVENIVNYLGLFSNTGRRDRGTDSSGTLIIKCKDLRVIQLDIPGMEQCLNIAKSIETLSCLDSVVEMYPFFYHPPDASLKEEWGLSSCGRHFAEMEELHERWRLTSVNQDYSVCPSYPPAVIVPKAISDDAVKKIAKFRQGGRFPVLCYYHRKNRMVIMRSGQPLMGANRKRCIEDELLLHTAIDGSDSAFIIDTRSAQQAQQARMMGGGFESKSCYSQWKRLHRHMERGKPLQESLIKLVEACGDKSTNMDRWLSKLENSKWLSHVQTALSTAGLLAECVERDGHSVLVHGSEGTDSTLLISTLAQLIMDPSCRTLEGFLRLVEREFVEAGHPFQQRCSHSAFSHARLQQECPVFLLLLDCVWQLWCQFPLALGFSEALLLRLATEAYASDYGTFLCNSDKERCSLQVKEKTHCLFRALLKTSEREQYTNPLYERNELAIWPSVHPQSLQLWKGFFLRWTPQNLHLELVQEEIRNMVIDWGNIALTG; this is encoded by the exons ATGGAGTTCTCCGAGCACATCAAGACCGCCAACGTTGAAGATGTTGTCCTCCATCAGCCCCTGCGGCCCCCCACCAAGGGCACCCTGTGCATCACCGGCCACCACCTGCTGTTCTCCGACAGGGAGGTCGACAACGCCCAGCcggttcttctcctcctcctccgaaaCATCGACGCCGTTGAGAAAAG CAGCGTGGAAAACATTGTGAACTACTTGGGCCTGTTTTCTAACACTGGCCGAAGAGACAG GGGTACAGACTCTTCAGGGACCCTCATTATCAAGTGTAAAGATCTGCGGGTGATCCAGTTGGACATCCCGGGCATGGAGCAGTGTCTTAACATCGCGAAATCTATTGAG acCCTGTCCTGTCTGGACTCTGTGGTGGAGATGTACCCCTTTTTTTACCATCCCCCCGATGCCAGTCTCAAGGAGGAGTGGGGTCTCTCAAGCTGTGGAAGGCATTTCGCTGAAATGGAGGAGCTT CATGAAAGGTGGAGACTGACCTCTGTGAACCAAGACTACTCGGTCTGTCCCTCTTACCCACCGGCTGTCATCGTCCCCAAGGCGATCAGCGACGACGCCGTTAAGAAGATAGCCAAATTCAGACAAGGGGGACGCTTCCCCGTCCTCTGCTACTACCACAGGAAAAACCGCATG GTCATCATGCGTAGCGGTCAGCCCCTGATGGGGGCCAATCGGAAGCGTTGTATAGAAGACGAGCTCCTCTTGCACACCGCCATCGATGGCTCGGATAGCGCTTTTATTATCGACACGCGCTCAGCTCAGCAGGCGCAGCAGGCCAGGATGATGGGCGGCGGATTTGAGTCCAAATCGTGCTATAGCCAATGGAAGAGGCTACATAGACACATGGAAAG GGGCAAACCACTCCAGGAGAGTCTAATCAAACTGGTGGAAGCCTGTGGCGACAAGTCCACTAATATGGACCGATGGCTCAGTAAGCTTGAAAATTCCAAGTGGTTGTCACATGTGCAAACCGCTCTGTCGACTGCTGGGCTACTGGCAGAATGCGTGGAGAG ggACGGTCACTCCGTTTTGGTTCACGGTTCAGAGGGGACGGACTCCACGCTGCTTATTAGCACTCTGGCGCAACTCATTATGGACCCGAGTTGTCGAACGCTGGAAGGTTTTCTCAGACTTGTGGAGAGGGAATTTGTAGAG GCGGGACACCCATTCCAGCAGAGGTGTTCCCATTCTGCCTTTTCCCACGCTCGTCTCCAGCAGGAATGTCCAGTGTTTTTGTTGCTGCTGGACTGCGTGTGGCAGTTATGGTGCCAGTTCCCCCTGGCCCTCGGATTCTCCGAGGCGTTGCTCCTAAGGCTGGCCACTGAAGCCTACGCCTCGGACTACGGCACCTTCCTCTGTAACAGCGATAAGGAACg CTGTTCTCTCCAAGTGAAGGAAAAGACTCATTGTTTGTTTCGGGCTCTGCTGAAAACCAGCGAAAGAGAGCAGTACACCAACCCGCTATATGAACGGAATGAGCTGGCCATTTGGCCTTCAGTACATCCTCAATCCTTACAACTATGGAAAG GCTTTTTCCTGAGGTGGACCCCACAGAATCTTCACCTGGAATTGGTCCAGGAGGAAATAAGGAATATGGTCATTGATTGGGGGAATATAGCACTCACCGGATGA
- the LOC144089527 gene encoding myotubularin-related protein 9 isoform X6 — MEQCLNIAKSIETLSCLDSVVEMYPFFYHPPDASLKEEWGLSSCGRHFAEMEELHERWRLTSVNQDYSVCPSYPPAVIVPKAISDDAVKKIAKFRQGGRFPVLCYYHRKNRMVIMRSGQPLMGANRKRCIEDELLLHTAIDGSDSAFIIDTRSAQQAQQARMMGGGFESKSCYSQWKRLHRHMERGKPLQESLIKLVEACGDKSTNMDRWLSKLENSKWLSHVQTALSTAGLLAECVERDGHSVLVHGSEGTDSTLLISTLAQLIMDPSCRTLEGFLRLVEREFVEAGHPFQQRCSHSAFSHARLQQECPVFLLLLDCVWQLWCQFPLALGFSEALLLRLATEAYASDYGTFLCNSDKERCSLQVKEKTHCLFRALLKTSEREQYTNPLYERNELAIWPSVHPQSLQLWKGFFLRWTPQNLHLELVQEEIRNMVIDWGNIALTG, encoded by the exons ATGGAGCAGTGTCTTAACATCGCGAAATCTATTGAG acCCTGTCCTGTCTGGACTCTGTGGTGGAGATGTACCCCTTTTTTTACCATCCCCCCGATGCCAGTCTCAAGGAGGAGTGGGGTCTCTCAAGCTGTGGAAGGCATTTCGCTGAAATGGAGGAGCTT CATGAAAGGTGGAGACTGACCTCTGTGAACCAAGACTACTCGGTCTGTCCCTCTTACCCACCGGCTGTCATCGTCCCCAAGGCGATCAGCGACGACGCCGTTAAGAAGATAGCCAAATTCAGACAAGGGGGACGCTTCCCCGTCCTCTGCTACTACCACAGGAAAAACCGCATG GTCATCATGCGTAGCGGTCAGCCCCTGATGGGGGCCAATCGGAAGCGTTGTATAGAAGACGAGCTCCTCTTGCACACCGCCATCGATGGCTCGGATAGCGCTTTTATTATCGACACGCGCTCAGCTCAGCAGGCGCAGCAGGCCAGGATGATGGGCGGCGGATTTGAGTCCAAATCGTGCTATAGCCAATGGAAGAGGCTACATAGACACATGGAAAG GGGCAAACCACTCCAGGAGAGTCTAATCAAACTGGTGGAAGCCTGTGGCGACAAGTCCACTAATATGGACCGATGGCTCAGTAAGCTTGAAAATTCCAAGTGGTTGTCACATGTGCAAACCGCTCTGTCGACTGCTGGGCTACTGGCAGAATGCGTGGAGAG ggACGGTCACTCCGTTTTGGTTCACGGTTCAGAGGGGACGGACTCCACGCTGCTTATTAGCACTCTGGCGCAACTCATTATGGACCCGAGTTGTCGAACGCTGGAAGGTTTTCTCAGACTTGTGGAGAGGGAATTTGTAGAG GCGGGACACCCATTCCAGCAGAGGTGTTCCCATTCTGCCTTTTCCCACGCTCGTCTCCAGCAGGAATGTCCAGTGTTTTTGTTGCTGCTGGACTGCGTGTGGCAGTTATGGTGCCAGTTCCCCCTGGCCCTCGGATTCTCCGAGGCGTTGCTCCTAAGGCTGGCCACTGAAGCCTACGCCTCGGACTACGGCACCTTCCTCTGTAACAGCGATAAGGAACg CTGTTCTCTCCAAGTGAAGGAAAAGACTCATTGTTTGTTTCGGGCTCTGCTGAAAACCAGCGAAAGAGAGCAGTACACCAACCCGCTATATGAACGGAATGAGCTGGCCATTTGGCCTTCAGTACATCCTCAATCCTTACAACTATGGAAAG GCTTTTTCCTGAGGTGGACCCCACAGAATCTTCACCTGGAATTGGTCCAGGAGGAAATAAGGAATATGGTCATTGATTGGGGGAATATAGCACTCACCGGATGA